In the genome of bacterium, one region contains:
- a CDS encoding SpoIIE family protein phosphatase: MPRLTIQNGPDKDTVHQITGQRLTLGRSVNNDIQIVDRRMSRTHAEIYFHDDKFYVRDMGSKNGTLLNGVQVEESTQLHNGDTVQVGDTGLTFEDDTATDGGTVPIEPSRRKRDSATSYRLVEERQWGSTRGELRAGISPTTSVSVDTREGKLLKESHKRLEIIYQVTEAIRSVFTLDELLERIMDIIIEVLHPDRGYLLLHDKETGDLTPEVIKAPGGEEEREIKISSSIVDRCMSEGISLLVSDAITDDRFAASESIIANRIRTAMVAPIIYKGDTLGVVYIDTRTRLVPFTQEELELLTGITNQAAMAIMNARLHSQLVEQHKLAREMEIARTIQMNLLPKVYPNLPGYDISAMSLPAKQVGGDYYDFLTLPDGQAGLAIADVSGKGVPAAILTATTRSYLQSEAQHGSSALAQTVETINRMVCRDVTNDMYVTMALVSLDQKSGEIEYVNAGHTHPVILSKSGEFRFLDKGGLFLGIGEDLEYESGKEKLAAGDILLMYTDGVSDIQDTEGVQFGTERLYDMLKDLRTLSAEDIRNRVYQACVQHRGDADQFDDFTLILLKRIDTDSSFDELDLD, encoded by the coding sequence ATGCCACGCCTGACAATCCAAAACGGCCCGGACAAAGACACCGTTCATCAGATAACGGGTCAGCGTCTCACATTGGGGCGGAGCGTCAACAACGACATTCAGATCGTTGACCGACGCATGAGCCGCACCCATGCCGAGATCTACTTCCATGACGACAAGTTCTACGTCCGGGACATGGGCAGCAAGAACGGCACGCTCCTGAACGGAGTGCAGGTCGAGGAGAGCACCCAGTTGCACAACGGCGACACCGTGCAGGTGGGCGACACGGGGCTGACCTTCGAGGACGACACGGCCACCGACGGTGGCACGGTCCCGATCGAGCCCTCCCGCCGGAAACGGGACTCGGCCACGTCGTATCGCCTGGTCGAGGAGCGGCAGTGGGGTTCGACCCGCGGCGAGCTCCGCGCGGGCATCTCCCCCACCACATCCGTCTCCGTCGACACGCGCGAAGGCAAACTGCTGAAGGAAAGCCACAAGCGCCTCGAGATTATCTACCAGGTGACCGAGGCAATCCGGTCCGTCTTCACGCTCGATGAGTTGCTCGAGCGGATCATGGACATCATCATCGAGGTCCTCCATCCGGATCGCGGCTACCTGCTACTGCATGACAAGGAAACCGGCGACCTGACGCCGGAAGTCATCAAGGCGCCGGGCGGCGAAGAAGAACGCGAGATCAAGATCTCCAGCTCCATCGTCGACCGCTGCATGAGCGAAGGCATTTCACTGCTCGTCTCGGACGCAATTACGGATGACCGATTCGCCGCCAGCGAGTCCATCATCGCCAATCGCATTCGCACTGCAATGGTGGCCCCGATTATCTACAAGGGCGACACGCTGGGCGTGGTCTACATCGACACGCGCACGCGACTGGTTCCGTTCACTCAGGAGGAGTTGGAGCTACTAACCGGAATTACGAACCAGGCGGCTATGGCGATCATGAACGCTCGCCTGCACAGTCAACTGGTCGAGCAGCACAAGCTGGCGCGCGAGATGGAGATTGCCCGCACAATCCAGATGAACCTGCTGCCCAAGGTCTATCCCAACCTGCCGGGCTACGACATCTCCGCGATGTCCCTGCCGGCAAAGCAGGTCGGTGGCGATTACTACGATTTCCTGACCCTGCCCGATGGCCAAGCCGGCTTGGCCATCGCGGACGTTTCCGGCAAAGGCGTTCCAGCGGCGATCCTGACGGCCACGACGCGCAGTTACCTGCAGAGCGAAGCGCAGCACGGCTCCTCCGCGCTGGCACAGACGGTTGAGACGATCAACCGCATGGTTTGTCGCGATGTGACAAACGACATGTACGTAACGATGGCGCTGGTCTCGCTGGACCAGAAGTCCGGCGAGATCGAATATGTCAATGCTGGCCATACGCATCCGGTGATCCTGTCGAAGAGCGGCGAGTTCCGGTTCCTCGATAAGGGTGGTCTGTTCCTTGGAATTGGCGAGGATCTGGAGTACGAGTCCGGCAAGGAGAAGCTGGCCGCGGGAGACATCCTCCTGATGTATACAGACGGTGTCAGCGACATCCAGGATACCGAGGGCGTGCAGTTCGGAACCGAGCGCCTCTACGACATGCTGAAGGACCTGCGGACGCTGAGCGCTGAAGACATTCG